The following coding sequences are from one Methanococcoides orientis window:
- a CDS encoding DUF7490 domain-containing protein encodes MILTSFSGCIDTPGDLYREYDEVFIQDIDVMSTPQEEGALLTITPYIRNDQNSDSSMLSVKINVIDQSTQLIVAEKNLDMGYVKAESMAYNSVSLQVPKPGRYDIEVQLFEDDRHLETMGTLVTVKETSTAEQPANIKLTDMNLVITKFVSSDQEAIVDVSPGIYNEGGDSRSLNMIVTARVDPYKAYTESDELGILKGSSRVRGNVRFVLPRNDDYTFTVVVEENGREVAISETPAPVKLDEIYKIDVINTYPLVEEGTPVVEDEATEEPAEDAMPGFQILMTLTAVLLIAGIVNRGILSSKKQRK; translated from the coding sequence TTGATCTTAACTTCATTTTCCGGCTGCATTGATACTCCGGGAGACCTTTATAGGGAGTATGATGAGGTCTTCATCCAGGACATAGATGTGATGTCCACTCCTCAGGAAGAAGGTGCTCTCCTGACAATAACCCCCTATATCCGAAATGACCAGAATTCCGACAGTTCGATGCTTTCTGTAAAGATCAATGTAATTGACCAAAGCACGCAGCTGATAGTTGCAGAAAAGAATCTGGACATGGGGTATGTCAAAGCTGAATCAATGGCTTACAATAGTGTATCTCTTCAAGTTCCGAAACCGGGGAGATATGATATCGAAGTCCAGCTTTTTGAGGATGATAGGCATCTGGAGACAATGGGCACTCTCGTTACTGTGAAAGAAACGTCTACCGCCGAACAGCCAGCTAACATAAAGCTTACTGATATGAACCTTGTGATAACCAAATTCGTGAGCTCAGATCAAGAAGCAATTGTAGATGTATCTCCAGGAATCTACAACGAAGGAGGAGATTCTAGATCTCTTAATATGATAGTTACCGCAAGAGTGGATCCTTACAAAGCATATACCGAAAGTGACGAGCTCGGGATACTCAAAGGTTCAAGCCGGGTCAGGGGAAACGTCCGTTTTGTTCTCCCGAGGAATGACGATTACACATTTACAGTTGTTGTGGAAGAGAACGGACGGGAAGTTGCCATATCTGAAACACCAGCGCCGGTAAAGCTGGATGAGATCTATAAGATAGACGTTATCAATACGTATCCACTTGTGGAAGAAGGTACACCAGTTGTCGAGGATGAAGCAACAGAGGAACCAGCTGAAGATGCAATGCCCGGATTCCAGATCCTGATGACGCTAACAGCAGTCCTTCTGATAGCCGGGATCGTAAATCGTGGAATATTAAGCAGCAAAAAGCAAAGAAAATGA
- a CDS encoding class I SAM-dependent methyltransferase, producing the protein MNIRYNRVCPAAISGILDNRIRRWFQKPREILEPYVKEGMTVLDLGCGPGFFSTEIARMVGSSGLVIASDLQEEMLHKLRKKIQGTELEGRIVLHKCKEDVIGISEKVDLAIAFYMLHEVPNPEKTLNELASIVKGNGFLFIAEPYLHVSPKSFNKTIKIALNNGFTIVERPKVFLSRAVVLKKD; encoded by the coding sequence GTGAACATTCGATACAATCGTGTGTGCCCGGCTGCGATCTCAGGCATTCTGGATAACAGAATAAGAAGATGGTTTCAGAAACCCCGGGAGATACTGGAACCTTATGTCAAAGAAGGAATGACAGTTCTTGACCTTGGATGTGGTCCTGGTTTCTTCTCAACAGAGATAGCTCGGATGGTCGGTAGCTCCGGTCTGGTCATAGCTTCTGATCTGCAGGAGGAGATGCTTCACAAGCTCAGAAAGAAGATACAGGGTACGGAGCTAGAGGGACGTATTGTACTACACAAGTGTAAAGAGGATGTAATTGGTATATCGGAGAAGGTCGATCTTGCAATAGCTTTTTATATGCTTCATGAGGTTCCTAACCCGGAAAAGACCCTCAATGAGCTAGCTTCCATTGTAAAGGGCAACGGATTTTTGTTCATAGCAGAACCATATCTGCATGTTTCACCGAAGAGCTTTAACAAGACCATCAAGATAGCTTTAAACAATGGTTTCACAATTGTGGAAAGGCCAAAGGTATTTCTAAGTAGAGCAGTTGTTCTGAAAAAAGACTGA
- the mmrce1 gene encoding MmRce1 family CPBP family CAAX prenyl protease encodes MIPNYNYKPGIYYLSTFIITYALWFAGAYVSFQDGGDGLYMLLMLPGLMAPFLISLVMIFRSKNADLKKDFVNRLINIRLIQPKVLPVFILIMPLSVLVSIFISLLFGGSVSQFQLAEGFSFSTGFVPVLLLLLLAAGFEELGWRGYAFDSLQSRHTYFKASLIFSVLWSLWHFPLMFVNNSYQYEIFHESVWYGVNFFVSIVPMGMIISWICIKNGKSIIAAIAFHFIVNMSQEILDISQTTKCIETVVLIVVAAAIIAYDREMFFSREHLSDGAE; translated from the coding sequence ATGATACCTAACTATAATTACAAACCCGGCATCTATTACCTTTCAACTTTTATCATAACCTATGCTCTCTGGTTTGCAGGAGCGTATGTAAGCTTTCAGGATGGTGGGGATGGGCTATATATGCTGCTTATGCTGCCGGGGCTTATGGCACCATTTCTTATCTCACTTGTTATGATCTTCAGGTCTAAAAATGCAGATCTTAAAAAAGATTTTGTCAACAGGCTGATCAACATAAGACTCATACAGCCAAAAGTGCTGCCTGTATTTATTCTAATAATGCCTCTTTCAGTACTGGTATCGATCTTTATTTCCCTGTTATTCGGAGGATCAGTGTCACAGTTCCAGCTTGCAGAAGGCTTCTCCTTCTCTACCGGATTTGTTCCTGTATTGTTGCTGCTTTTACTTGCAGCAGGCTTTGAAGAGCTGGGATGGCGAGGATATGCTTTTGACAGCCTGCAGAGCCGGCACACTTACTTCAAAGCATCGCTTATTTTTAGTGTACTTTGGTCACTCTGGCACTTTCCGCTCATGTTTGTCAACAACTCCTATCAGTATGAGATCTTCCACGAAAGTGTATGGTATGGTGTGAACTTCTTTGTCAGCATAGTTCCCATGGGAATGATAATCAGCTGGATATGCATAAAGAACGGGAAAAGTATCATTGCCGCAATCGCTTTTCACTTTATAGTAAATATGTCGCAGGAGATCCTGGATATCTCCCAGACCACTAAGTGCATTGAGACCGTTGTTCTCATTGTTGTAGCTGCTGCCATCATTGCATATGATCGGGAAATGTTCTTTTCCAGAGAACATCTTTCAGACGGTGCTGAATGA
- a CDS encoding integrase: MKKIRHGRVSAKTIRKWHLNVMIKEGVTESLADFIQGRASMTVGSAHYLNKVEQAKNEYRRIMEKFSI, translated from the coding sequence ATGAAGAAAATACGTCATGGTCGTGTCTCTGCAAAAACCATACGCAAATGGCATCTTAACGTTATGATCAAAGAAGGAGTTACTGAGAGTCTAGCTGATTTTATTCAGGGAAGAGCTTCTATGACTGTTGGAAGTGCTCATTACCTCAACAAAGTGGAACAGGCTAAGAACGAGTACAGGAGGATCATGGAGAAGTTTTCGATATAA
- the tatC gene encoding twin-arginine translocase subunit TatC — protein sequence MIEHLGPTKSVPEDYDAPLAEHFGELRKRLFVVAIALFGLMMVAFPFSEIALKMVWANFIPQNIEMFVYSPLEWIFAKLKLSLVFSVAFTFPLFLYEMFKFASRGLYQHEKKFFLKIVPVSFLLFIIGGSLAYYIALPLMFKYIIFYSSETAISQISVQSVLAAVTNMILGFGLIFQVPLIIVFAIKMQIVKLEMLKRKRIFVYAAVLSLAVFMSPDPTFISQIIVAFVLVILFEIGLLIARFL from the coding sequence ATGATTGAACATTTGGGTCCAACAAAATCGGTACCTGAGGATTATGATGCCCCTCTTGCAGAACACTTTGGTGAACTGAGAAAACGGTTATTCGTTGTAGCCATCGCACTTTTTGGTTTAATGATGGTCGCATTCCCATTTTCAGAAATAGCTTTGAAGATGGTCTGGGCTAATTTTATACCTCAAAACATAGAAATGTTCGTTTATTCTCCTCTTGAATGGATATTCGCAAAACTCAAACTGTCTCTTGTGTTTTCTGTTGCATTTACTTTCCCATTGTTTCTTTATGAAATGTTTAAGTTTGCTTCAAGGGGTCTGTATCAGCATGAAAAAAAGTTTTTTTTGAAAATAGTGCCAGTTTCATTTTTATTGTTTATTATTGGAGGAAGTTTAGCATATTACATTGCACTTCCTCTGATGTTTAAATATATCATTTTTTATTCCAGTGAAACCGCCATATCTCAAATTTCAGTACAAAGTGTTCTGGCAGCAGTGACAAATATGATATTAGGATTTGGTCTTATTTTTCAAGTTCCACTGATAATTGTTTTTGCTATAAAAATGCAAATTGTAAAACTTGAGATGCTTAAAAGAAAAAGGATATTTGTTTATGCAGCAGTGCTGAGTCTTGCTGTTTTTATGTCCCCTGATCCAACCTTTATTTCACAGATAATAGTTGCTTTTGTTCTTGTGATATTGTTTGAGATTGGTCTTCTAATCGCACGATTTCTGTAA
- a CDS encoding twin-arginine translocase TatA/TatE family subunit, translating to MIGGLGSTELLLIFGLIVLLFGANKLPELARSMGTSMGEFKKAQKESEVSLKKAEKEILVSENASDDDPGVKKLAEDLGINVESRTTEELLDEIRHSVKTTATKA from the coding sequence ATGATAGGTGGATTAGGGTCTACAGAACTTTTACTAATATTTGGTTTGATCGTACTCTTGTTTGGTGCAAACAAACTTCCAGAACTAGCTCGTTCAATGGGAACATCCATGGGCGAATTTAAAAAAGCACAAAAAGAATCTGAAGTTTCTCTAAAAAAAGCTGAAAAAGAGATTCTTGTCAGTGAAAATGCTTCAGATGATGATCCAGGGGTCAAGAAGTTAGCAGAGGATCTTGGAATAAACGTCGAAAGCAGAACAACCGAAGAATTGCTGGACGAAATTCGTCATAGTGTAAAAACAACTGCTACTAAAGCATGA
- a CDS encoding iron ABC transporter substrate-binding protein, whose amino-acid sequence MERRTFIRNASIAVASLSALGIAGKFYSNTADVAGKTLTIYSGRKEKLVGPLIEKIKLETGLNIQVRYGGTAELASTILEEGANSPAHIFFAQDAGALGSLSKEGRLIELSPDLLEPVDPIFRSPKDEWVGITGRARTVDYNVNLVKPEELPDSIWGFTDPKWGGGKIGWAPTNGSFQSFVTALRVLEGDDRAREWLEAIQANDPQVYPKNTPIVEALGREEIHVGFVNNYYLMRFKSDDPDFPVEHHYTKNDAGSIVNIAGVGILDSVEEREVAEIFIKSLLSMQSQQYFASETFEYPLIDGVEVEGGQKPLSSINTPDIDLSDLDDLKGTLDLLNEVGVL is encoded by the coding sequence ATGGAACGACGTACTTTCATAAGAAATGCTTCTATCGCGGTTGCTAGTTTATCCGCATTGGGAATCGCAGGAAAGTTTTATTCAAATACGGCTGATGTAGCTGGAAAAACACTTACGATCTATTCGGGAAGAAAGGAGAAACTTGTAGGCCCACTTATTGAAAAAATAAAACTGGAAACAGGGCTTAACATACAGGTAAGGTATGGAGGCACTGCAGAACTAGCATCAACAATCTTAGAAGAAGGTGCCAACAGTCCTGCACACATATTCTTCGCTCAAGATGCAGGTGCTCTGGGTTCACTCAGTAAAGAAGGAAGGCTAATTGAGCTTTCTCCTGATCTACTTGAGCCGGTCGATCCAATATTCCGCTCACCAAAAGATGAATGGGTTGGCATCACGGGACGTGCAAGAACCGTTGATTATAATGTGAATCTTGTAAAACCTGAAGAGTTGCCAGATTCTATCTGGGGATTTACCGATCCTAAATGGGGTGGCGGGAAGATCGGCTGGGCACCAACGAACGGTTCATTCCAGTCTTTTGTCACTGCTCTGAGAGTTCTTGAGGGTGATGATAGGGCAAGGGAATGGCTAGAAGCTATACAGGCCAATGATCCACAGGTCTATCCAAAGAATACACCGATAGTCGAAGCTCTTGGTAGGGAAGAGATCCATGTTGGGTTTGTAAATAATTACTACCTTATGAGATTCAAATCCGATGATCCTGATTTCCCTGTGGAACATCATTATACCAAGAACGATGCAGGATCCATTGTAAATATAGCTGGTGTCGGTATTTTGGATTCGGTCGAAGAAAGGGAAGTTGCTGAAATATTCATCAAGAGCTTGTTGAGTATGCAGTCACAGCAGTATTTTGCTAGTGAGACGTTTGAATACCCACTCATCGATGGGGTTGAGGTAGAAGGCGGTCAGAAGCCACTCTCTAGCATCAACACACCAGATATTGACCTGAGTGATCTAGATGATCTTAAAGGCACTCTGGACCTGTTAAACGAAGTGGGAGTACTCTAA
- a CDS encoding ABC transporter permease, with translation MTGFTDAIEKNMEISRILFILSLIVVTLVSIPLFYLLIRTASIGPDIFNVVLSQRNLSILINSMLLATLVTSFSVIIAVPLAFLTVRTDLPYKRFFGIVAALPLVIPSYVGSFAIISAIGPKGSILHNYLKPFGIESLPSIYGLDGAVLSLTLFTYPYIYLTVRSSLQNLDPSLEEAARNMGYGQLQTFLKVTLPHIKPAIASGGLLVALYSLSDFGTPSLMRFNSFTRAIFIQYQSSFDRTTAAVLAMLLVLLALVILSLDLKFRKKLKYHSVTATTKRPLATIELKKWKIPALIYTVAIISAALVMPLIVIFYWMFRGIFDFGILSDLFGLALNSLYVSGLTAIAAVLAALPISLYAIRYPKRVSSLFERMTYLGSGLPGIVVALSLVFFGANYAIGLYQTIAMLIFAYVVLFLPKAVGTISASLLQVNPTLEEAARSLGCSSIEALRKVTIPLIRPGIVNGVALVFLTTMKELPATLILSPIGFQTLATRIWAATDDAFYSEAAVLAILLILVSGISTFIILRQEKK, from the coding sequence ATGACTGGCTTCACAGATGCTATTGAAAAGAATATGGAAATATCCAGAATATTGTTCATACTATCTTTGATCGTTGTGACGCTAGTCTCGATTCCCCTATTCTATCTTTTGATCAGAACTGCTTCAATCGGGCCTGATATTTTTAATGTGGTCCTATCTCAAAGAAATCTATCTATTCTGATCAACAGCATGCTTCTGGCAACGCTGGTTACTTCATTTTCAGTAATTATAGCTGTACCTTTGGCGTTTTTGACCGTTAGGACCGATCTGCCATATAAGCGCTTTTTTGGTATAGTAGCAGCACTTCCTCTTGTAATTCCAAGCTATGTTGGTAGTTTTGCTATTATCTCAGCTATTGGTCCAAAAGGAAGTATCCTTCACAACTATCTCAAGCCTTTCGGGATTGAAAGTTTGCCGTCAATATACGGACTTGATGGTGCGGTCTTGTCCCTTACCCTATTTACTTATCCATATATTTACCTTACAGTTCGCTCCAGTCTCCAAAACTTAGATCCATCTCTGGAGGAAGCAGCACGAAATATGGGATATGGTCAGTTACAGACATTTTTGAAGGTAACTCTTCCACATATCAAACCAGCGATTGCTTCAGGAGGTTTACTGGTTGCACTTTACAGCTTAAGTGATTTTGGAACTCCATCCCTTATGAGATTCAATTCATTTACAAGAGCCATCTTTATCCAGTACCAATCAAGCTTTGACCGAACAACAGCAGCAGTGCTAGCTATGTTGTTGGTACTTCTTGCATTGGTTATTCTTTCACTCGATCTTAAATTCAGAAAGAAACTCAAATATCACAGTGTAACTGCAACTACTAAACGTCCTCTTGCGACAATAGAGCTTAAAAAATGGAAAATACCTGCTCTGATCTATACAGTAGCAATAATATCCGCTGCTTTGGTCATGCCACTGATAGTAATATTCTACTGGATGTTCAGAGGGATATTTGACTTTGGAATACTGTCCGATCTATTTGGACTGGCGTTAAATTCTTTATATGTGTCAGGACTTACTGCAATTGCAGCGGTACTGGCAGCATTACCAATTTCGCTATATGCCATACGCTATCCAAAGAGAGTCAGTAGCTTGTTTGAAAGAATGACATATCTGGGTTCTGGGCTTCCTGGAATAGTTGTAGCGTTGTCTCTGGTATTTTTTGGTGCTAATTATGCTATTGGTCTTTACCAGACGATCGCGATGCTCATCTTTGCTTATGTGGTGCTGTTCCTTCCAAAAGCGGTAGGGACCATAAGTGCATCACTGCTTCAGGTAAATCCAACACTTGAAGAGGCTGCCAGAAGTCTTGGGTGCAGCTCGATCGAAGCTCTACGAAAAGTAACGATCCCGTTAATAAGGCCGGGTATTGTCAATGGTGTAGCCCTTGTGTTTCTAACTACCATGAAGGAATTACCTGCGACCCTCATACTATCACCGATCGGATTTCAAACATTGGCTACTCGTATTTGGGCAGCTACAGATGATGCATTCTATTCAGAAGCAGCAGTTTTAGCTATACTATTGATACTTGTATCGGGGATTTCAACTTTCATTATTCTTAGGCAGGAAAAAAAATAA
- a CDS encoding ABC transporter ATP-binding protein: MALIEMSNITKIYNEVPALKGIDLKVDHSEIFALLGPSGCGKTTTLRLIAGFERPNSGQLLLGNDVVAGSHVFLPPEKRKIGMVFQDYALFPHLTVSENIAFGLQKYSDEKDAIVEGMLKLVNLSEYGSRYPYQLSGGQQQRVALARALAPCPIMVVLDEPFSNLDADMRTQMREDMLDILRKSKTTTILVTHDQEEAFSMADKIAVMNNGSIEQIGTPEEIYHHPATIFVAEFVGKADFVEGTINDGKILTEVGIFSGSSRLEDGDQIQLMIRPDDIAITPDGTGTGVIEDKIFKGSEILYTVSLQSGKNIHTSMSSSHIFDIGSRVRVTADPTHIVTFKNGISIV; the protein is encoded by the coding sequence ATGGCACTGATCGAAATGAGTAACATCACTAAAATCTACAATGAAGTTCCTGCACTCAAAGGAATTGATCTGAAGGTCGATCATAGTGAAATATTTGCACTGTTAGGTCCAAGCGGATGTGGGAAGACAACAACTCTACGTCTGATCGCTGGCTTTGAAAGGCCAAATAGTGGACAACTCCTTCTTGGAAATGATGTGGTTGCTGGCAGTCATGTGTTCTTGCCTCCTGAGAAAAGAAAAATAGGGATGGTCTTTCAGGATTATGCTCTTTTTCCTCACTTAACGGTTAGTGAGAATATAGCGTTTGGTCTTCAGAAATATAGTGATGAAAAAGACGCTATTGTAGAAGGTATGCTAAAATTGGTAAACCTGTCTGAATATGGATCTCGATATCCTTATCAGCTTTCCGGAGGGCAGCAACAGCGTGTTGCACTTGCAAGAGCGCTTGCTCCATGTCCTATAATGGTGGTTCTGGATGAACCATTCAGTAATTTGGATGCGGATATGCGGACTCAGATGAGAGAAGATATGTTAGATATCCTCAGGAAGTCAAAAACGACTACAATATTGGTCACTCATGATCAGGAAGAAGCCTTTTCCATGGCTGATAAAATTGCAGTGATGAACAATGGATCTATTGAACAGATCGGAACTCCTGAGGAAATATATCACCATCCTGCAACTATCTTTGTTGCTGAGTTTGTGGGGAAGGCCGATTTTGTTGAAGGGACAATTAATGATGGAAAGATCTTGACAGAGGTCGGTATCTTTTCGGGAAGTTCAAGGCTGGAAGATGGGGATCAGATACAACTAATGATCCGTCCTGATGATATTGCAATAACTCCTGATGGAACAGGTACTGGGGTCATAGAAGATAAAATATTCAAGGGGTCTGAAATACTGTATACCGTTTCTTTGCAATCGGGAAAAAATATTCACACGTCCATGTCTTCATCGCATATCTTTGATATTGGTTCAAGAGTGCGTGTTACAGCAGATCCTACTCATATAGTCACTTTCAAGAACGGGATCTCAATTGTTTGA
- the tatC gene encoding twin-arginine translocase subunit TatC: MVEHMEELNLVLSELRKKLAYIVVLFLTGATVSFPFTGYIIERIRSDLLPDGASIVYVTPLEVIMLKLKMTLILALLLVLPLVVYLVVKMIFARFNFETTIKISRTWMLATFVGAIILFFIGASYAYFGMLPLFIKYLFLNAEASGAIATYSIFKFVSFVVTATIIFGLIFEMPLLMLFLIRNQIVPYKSFVQHRKHMYVVFLLVGALITPPDVISQVLVGLPLVVFFELSLLIVRIIERKKYVRVETACIDAA; the protein is encoded by the coding sequence ATGGTCGAGCACATGGAAGAATTGAATTTGGTTCTATCCGAACTTCGTAAAAAGTTGGCATACATAGTCGTTCTGTTCCTTACAGGGGCTACTGTGTCTTTCCCTTTCACGGGATATATTATCGAGCGGATCAGATCCGATCTTTTGCCAGATGGTGCATCAATTGTTTATGTAACACCTCTTGAAGTCATCATGTTAAAACTTAAAATGACATTAATCCTGGCATTGCTACTTGTATTACCACTTGTGGTTTATCTGGTAGTAAAGATGATCTTTGCTAGATTTAATTTTGAAACTACTATCAAGATCAGTCGTACGTGGATGCTCGCAACTTTTGTCGGTGCAATTATTCTATTCTTTATCGGTGCATCATATGCATATTTTGGAATGCTTCCACTGTTCATTAAGTATCTCTTTCTGAATGCTGAAGCTTCAGGAGCGATCGCAACATATTCGATCTTCAAATTCGTTTCATTTGTAGTCACAGCAACAATAATTTTTGGACTAATATTTGAAATGCCATTATTAATGTTGTTCCTGATACGCAATCAAATCGTCCCATACAAAAGCTTCGTTCAACACAGAAAACACATGTACGTTGTATTCTTGTTAGTTGGAGCATTGATCACACCACCGGATGTTATTAGCCAGGTGTTGGTAGGGCTACCATTAGTTGTGTTCTTTGAGCTAAGTCTGCTAATTGTGAGGATAATTGAAAGAAAAAAATATGTACGGGTTGAAACAGCTTGTATTGATGCCGCATAA
- the hdrA2 gene encoding CoB-CoM heterodisulfide reductase HdrA2: MRIGVYICHCGLNIASVINMDALHKKVEEMEDVALVKDIQFMCSDFGQEQLIEDIKENNIDRILVAACTPKLHEPTFKRVLEKAGINPYLLEIANIREQCSWVHMHNHSMATQKAFDLIKMGVAKLKLLAPLQIRTFKANKDVLVIGGGVAGIEAALTLADSGTHVYMVEKEPTIGGKMALLNEVFPTNDCSICVLAPKMTDVQNHPNIDMLTYSEITEISGSVGNFNVKGLQNPRYVIVDRCKGCIDQCSNVCPVEIPNPFDSGLGKTKAINMPIPQAVPQSAYINNEYCVGCGLCKQACPADAIDFKLKEEEFSFTVGAVIVATGYQGFDAKRKEEYGYSVYPDVLTNMELERLLNASGPTRGKVVVPSTHEIPKKVAFIQCVGSRDETVGNPYCSRVCCMSSMKNAQMIKERYPDTDVTIHYIDIRAAGEMYEEYYVRTQMMGINFIRGKVAEVQLDPQGQMQLRYEDTLECAIHEESYDLVILATGMEASTTSDPIAKMLNLSKRPDRFLSIAHPKMRPVDAHINGVFIAGCASGPKEIQAAIAQGSATAARSTRLLAKGELKSDPFSAHVDPEKCIGCRICESVCNFNTIKVIDGKAVVDEISCQTCGSCSASCPTDAITMPHSTDEQIIAQIRAAVEIKDEFPLIIAFLCNWCSYGSADLAGTSRIQYPTNVRIIKVMCAGRVDPDFVLEALQGGADGVLVTGCRLDECHYILGNIDAKHRMDNLKEILDEIGLDPRRLRLQWISAAEGDKFAKTIEDFVDELTELGPVGSELPEEQE, encoded by the coding sequence ATGCGAATCGGAGTATATATCTGCCACTGTGGATTGAACATTGCCAGTGTCATCAACATGGATGCACTTCATAAGAAAGTCGAGGAGATGGAGGATGTTGCCCTTGTAAAGGACATTCAGTTCATGTGCTCTGATTTCGGGCAGGAGCAGCTGATCGAGGACATCAAAGAAAACAACATCGACAGGATACTGGTAGCAGCGTGCACTCCGAAACTCCATGAACCCACATTCAAACGCGTCCTCGAAAAAGCAGGGATCAATCCTTACCTTCTGGAGATCGCAAACATCCGCGAGCAATGCTCCTGGGTACACATGCATAACCACAGCATGGCTACCCAGAAAGCTTTCGATCTTATCAAAATGGGCGTTGCAAAGCTTAAGCTGCTGGCACCATTGCAGATCCGTACGTTCAAGGCGAACAAGGATGTTCTGGTCATCGGTGGCGGTGTTGCAGGTATCGAAGCAGCCCTGACACTTGCAGATTCCGGCACACACGTATACATGGTGGAGAAAGAGCCCACCATCGGGGGCAAAATGGCACTGCTCAACGAAGTTTTTCCCACCAATGACTGCTCCATATGCGTACTGGCACCGAAGATGACGGATGTACAGAACCACCCGAACATCGATATGCTGACCTACTCCGAGATCACCGAGATCTCCGGCTCAGTAGGTAATTTCAATGTAAAAGGCCTCCAGAATCCCAGATATGTCATTGTCGATCGCTGCAAAGGCTGTATCGACCAGTGTTCGAACGTCTGCCCTGTAGAGATACCAAATCCGTTCGACAGCGGTCTTGGCAAGACAAAGGCCATCAACATGCCTATTCCGCAGGCTGTCCCGCAGTCGGCTTACATCAACAATGAATACTGTGTTGGGTGCGGACTTTGCAAACAGGCCTGCCCGGCAGATGCTATTGATTTTAAACTGAAGGAAGAGGAATTCTCGTTCACCGTCGGAGCTGTGATCGTCGCAACCGGTTATCAGGGTTTTGATGCAAAACGCAAGGAAGAATATGGTTACAGCGTCTATCCTGATGTCCTGACCAATATGGAGCTGGAGAGATTGCTCAACGCATCAGGACCAACGCGCGGCAAGGTAGTAGTGCCATCCACACACGAGATCCCGAAGAAAGTTGCTTTTATCCAGTGCGTCGGCTCCAGAGACGAGACCGTTGGAAACCCCTACTGCTCCCGTGTCTGTTGCATGTCATCCATGAAAAATGCACAGATGATCAAGGAGCGCTATCCTGACACCGATGTTACCATTCACTATATTGACATACGTGCAGCCGGTGAGATGTACGAGGAATACTACGTACGCACCCAGATGATGGGAATAAATTTCATCCGGGGCAAAGTTGCCGAAGTGCAGCTTGACCCGCAAGGCCAGATGCAGCTTCGGTATGAGGACACGCTCGAATGTGCCATCCACGAGGAATCTTACGATCTCGTGATCCTTGCAACCGGAATGGAAGCCAGCACAACTTCAGACCCGATCGCAAAGATGCTGAACCTCTCAAAAAGACCTGACAGGTTCTTGTCAATCGCACACCCGAAGATGAGACCTGTGGATGCCCACATAAACGGTGTCTTCATCGCAGGCTGTGCCTCAGGACCAAAGGAGATACAGGCAGCCATTGCACAGGGAAGTGCAACCGCTGCAAGGTCCACCCGCCTGCTGGCAAAGGGAGAGCTTAAAAGTGATCCGTTCAGCGCACATGTCGATCCGGAAAAATGCATAGGATGTCGCATATGTGAGAGCGTATGCAATTTCAATACGATAAAGGTCATAGACGGGAAGGCAGTGGTAGATGAGATATCCTGCCAAACATGTGGTTCATGCAGTGCATCCTGTCCCACAGATGCTATTACCATGCCCCACAGCACTGACGAGCAGATCATAGCACAGATAAGGGCGGCTGTTGAGATCAAGGATGAGTTCCCGCTTATCATTGCGTTCCTCTGCAACTGGTGCAGCTATGGTTCCGCCGACCTTGCAGGAACATCAAGGATACAATACCCGACCAACGTCAGGATCATCAAGGTCATGTGTGCCGGACGTGTGGACCCGGATTTTGTACTGGAAGCATTGCAGGGAGGCGCAGACGGAGTACTTGTTACTGGCTGCCGTCTTGACGAATGTCACTACATACTCGGCAACATTGATGCAAAACACAGGATGGATAACCTCAAGGAAATTCTCGATGAGATCGGACTGGACCCGCGAAGGCTAAGGCTACAATGGATATCTGCAGCAGAAGGGGATAAATTTGCAAAGACCATTGAGGATTTCGTTGACGAGCTCACCGAACTTGGACCTGTTGGTTCCGAGCTGCCGGAGGAGCAGGAATGA